Proteins encoded in a region of the Gemmatimonadaceae bacterium genome:
- a CDS encoding SIR2 family protein, which produces MPANALDDDDWDTIVSRISNERCTPFLGAGMSAHRLPTGRALAQTLAEKHGYPFDDRDNLPRVAQYAAVIRNDIPRIKEQVARQFSTATDQITAAAFADRTDPHRILADLPFSKYLTTNYDPFIERSLEAAGAQYVVDLCAWNPATRKHVAQARSGQPSLTPDNDSIPLVYHLHGVQGFPESMVLTEDDYLDFLAEIAMDPRCIRPDVSEVFAESSVLFLGYSLSDITFRVIFRMALQQLQLNRQRAHVAVQLPPTGNSEQMAQAIQHYLEHYLKLTMNVRFFWGTASDFTRELRRRWIAVHGDAGRTVTTP; this is translated from the coding sequence GTGCCTGCCAACGCGCTCGACGACGACGACTGGGATACCATCGTCAGCCGGATCAGCAACGAGCGCTGCACGCCGTTCCTGGGGGCCGGGATGTCGGCCCATCGCCTTCCCACGGGACGCGCGCTCGCGCAGACATTGGCCGAGAAACATGGCTATCCGTTCGACGATCGCGATAACCTCCCGCGCGTGGCGCAATACGCCGCGGTCATTCGCAACGATATCCCGCGCATCAAGGAACAGGTGGCGCGGCAATTCAGCACGGCGACAGACCAGATCACCGCCGCGGCCTTTGCCGATCGCACCGATCCGCACCGCATCCTCGCCGACCTCCCGTTCTCCAAGTACCTCACGACCAACTATGACCCGTTCATCGAGCGTTCGCTCGAGGCCGCGGGGGCGCAGTACGTCGTGGACCTGTGTGCCTGGAATCCGGCCACGCGCAAGCACGTGGCGCAGGCCCGGAGCGGACAGCCATCCCTAACGCCGGACAACGACTCCATCCCGTTGGTCTATCACCTGCACGGGGTGCAGGGGTTCCCCGAGTCGATGGTGCTCACCGAGGACGACTATCTCGACTTCCTGGCCGAGATTGCGATGGATCCGCGGTGCATCCGTCCCGACGTCTCCGAGGTGTTTGCCGAGTCGTCGGTGCTCTTCCTCGGCTATTCGCTGAGCGATATCACCTTCCGGGTGATCTTCCGCATGGCGCTGCAACAGCTGCAACTCAACCGACAGCGCGCGCACGTGGCGGTGCAGCTCCCGCCCACGGGCAACAGCGAACAGATGGCGCAGGCGATCCAGCACTACCTCGAGCACTACCTCAAGCTCACGATGAACGTGCGCTTCTTCTGGGGGACGGCGTCGGACTTCACACGCGAGTTGCGCAGGCGCTGGATCGCGGTGCACGGCGATGCGGGGCGAACGGTGACGACGCCGTGA
- a CDS encoding DUF126 domain-containing protein, translated as MIAAEFLVAGNAEGDVLRLEAPLSFWGGVHEATGEIIDTHHPQHGQSVTGRVMLMPGGRGSSSSSSVLAELIRAGVGPAAIVLGERDPIIALGAMVAEALYGRSVPVLVLGADEYERVSAWKRTRIVRVAQGATLEEVEVRQSH; from the coding sequence ATGATCGCGGCCGAGTTCCTCGTCGCCGGAAACGCCGAAGGCGACGTGCTTCGGCTCGAGGCGCCGCTGAGCTTCTGGGGCGGTGTGCACGAGGCCACCGGCGAGATCATCGACACCCATCATCCGCAACACGGACAGTCGGTGACAGGGCGTGTCATGCTGATGCCTGGCGGCCGCGGATCGAGTTCAAGCTCGAGCGTGCTGGCCGAGCTGATTCGCGCGGGCGTTGGCCCGGCGGCGATCGTGCTGGGGGAGCGCGACCCGATCATTGCGCTCGGCGCGATGGTGGCCGAGGCGCTTTACGGACGAAGCGTGCCGGTCCTGGTGCTGGGCGCCGACGAGTACGAGCGCGTGAGCGCGTGGAAGCGCACCCGCATCGTGCGCGTAGCGCAGGGGGCGACGCTGGAAGAGGTTGAAGTGCGCCAGTCGCACTAA
- a CDS encoding aconitase X catalytic domain-containing protein translates to MSTPTTPLQPADAAPPTRDLARAILERYAAFVGSRRLIPITRAHIDGCLYHGPASLDFVRAMVRSGATVTVPTTLNVGAIDLLHPQLFRGRPEIVEAGRAMMREYAALGCRQTWTCAPYQLAERPNFGEQIAWAESNAIVFANSVLGARTERYGDFIDLCAAVVGMVPEVGLHTDEGRLGRVLVRVRGVRDAMMRRDTFFAALGHLVGMRTGTSIPVIDGVPHATEDQLKGFGAAAASSGAVAMFHMVGVTPEAATLGEALGNRAPARTIDVGPDDLRAAARDLTSTTDMTLGAVSIGTPHFSYEEFTRLRALLAGRAVSRAMEFFVSTGRDTLARIDGEGWGDELRASGVQLVTDTCTYVTPILTGRPGVVMTNSAKWAWYAPNNLGYAVVFASLEECVESAVRGVVWRDNAPWGAE, encoded by the coding sequence GTGTCGACCCCGACTACTCCCCTGCAGCCCGCCGACGCGGCGCCCCCCACGCGCGACCTCGCGCGGGCGATCCTCGAGCGCTACGCCGCATTCGTCGGCTCGCGCCGCTTGATCCCCATCACACGCGCGCACATCGACGGGTGCCTGTACCACGGCCCAGCCTCGCTCGACTTCGTGCGGGCGATGGTCCGCTCGGGGGCGACCGTCACCGTCCCGACGACGCTCAACGTGGGGGCGATCGACCTCCTGCATCCACAGCTCTTCCGCGGCCGGCCGGAGATTGTCGAGGCGGGGCGCGCGATGATGCGCGAGTACGCCGCCCTGGGCTGTCGCCAGACCTGGACCTGTGCCCCATACCAGCTCGCCGAGCGCCCTAACTTCGGGGAGCAGATCGCGTGGGCCGAGTCGAATGCGATCGTCTTCGCCAATTCGGTGCTGGGGGCGCGCACGGAGCGCTACGGCGACTTCATCGACCTCTGCGCGGCGGTCGTGGGGATGGTCCCCGAGGTGGGTCTGCACACCGACGAGGGGCGACTGGGGCGCGTACTGGTGCGAGTGCGCGGCGTGCGCGATGCGATGATGCGCCGTGACACCTTCTTCGCCGCCCTCGGGCACCTGGTGGGGATGCGCACGGGGACATCGATTCCGGTGATCGATGGCGTACCGCACGCCACCGAGGACCAGTTGAAGGGCTTTGGCGCTGCCGCGGCCTCGTCAGGCGCGGTGGCGATGTTCCACATGGTGGGGGTGACGCCGGAGGCGGCCACGTTAGGCGAGGCGCTGGGCAATCGCGCACCAGCCCGTACCATCGACGTGGGCCCAGACGACCTGCGCGCGGCGGCGCGCGACCTCACGTCGACGACCGATATGACGTTAGGCGCGGTGAGCATCGGGACCCCTCATTTCTCGTATGAGGAGTTTACGCGCCTGCGCGCGCTGCTGGCGGGGCGAGCGGTGTCGCGTGCGATGGAGTTCTTCGTCTCGACGGGGCGCGACACGCTGGCGCGCATCGACGGGGAAGGGTGGGGCGACGAACTGCGGGCGAGCGGGGTGCAGCTGGTGACCGACACCTGCACGTACGTCACGCCAATCCTCACCGGGCGCCCTGGCGTCGTCATGACCAACTCGGCCAAGTGGGCCTGGTACGCCCCCAACAACCTGGGGTATGCGGTGGTCTTTGCCAGCCTGGAGGAATGCGTGGAATCGGCGGTGCGTGGCGTGGTGTGGCGGGACAACGCGCCATGGGGGGCGGAATGA
- a CDS encoding helix-turn-helix transcriptional regulator translates to MPSDPRALLPLKPADLVLLLVLSEEERHGYALAREIADRTDGLIALEPGNLYRIIRRLEDEGLVAPAARRASGDGDDERRRYYRLTALGGQVAALEVQRLRSLVASKAARALPPVGATA, encoded by the coding sequence ATGCCGTCCGATCCTCGCGCCCTCCTCCCGCTCAAGCCCGCCGACCTCGTCCTCCTCCTCGTGCTCTCCGAAGAGGAGCGACACGGCTACGCGCTCGCCCGCGAGATCGCCGATCGCACCGACGGGCTGATCGCGCTCGAGCCGGGGAACCTGTACCGCATCATCCGTCGCCTGGAGGATGAAGGGCTGGTCGCCCCTGCGGCGCGGCGCGCGTCGGGCGATGGGGACGATGAGCGACGGCGCTACTACCGCCTGACCGCGTTAGGGGGGCAGGTGGCGGCGTTGGAGGTGCAGCGCCTGCGGTCGCTCGTTGCCTCGAAGGCGGCGCGCGCCCTTCCGCCGGTTGGCGCCACCGCATGA
- a CDS encoding ABC transporter permease → MTHRAPASVRSVGERVYGALLWLLPRHFRQRYGEEMRDFLHDALREGRADGGSLGSLVVWWHAIPDLLHTAAYEHLALLIRPAHLLPPPHTDRMSTLLLSDARYALRAFRRHPVFFGVALLVLALGTGAVSTIFSVANAVVLRPVPGVRDASRVVEVGRTRPSGEGSLTASYPYFDYLRDRSRSLEGVAAWGMTLVNVNTGGQGISGLGNAVSGNYFAVLGVQPALGRFFAGNDDRALSRDPVVVVSHAFWQKHLGGDSSVIGQALRMNGRTFTVLGVAPARFSGVYPALRTDVWIPLDFRTQLRGNPSTLDDAGASWMQLVGRLAPAHSVTQAREELSALTAQYVAANGAAEATRTNEYSAADVDPIAGVPAGVAGSFTSFFAVLLVISALVLMIASMNVASMLLSRAAARRREMAMRMALGAARRRLVRQLLVETLLLFAIGGGLGIVVAFWGTQLLQQLPLPESIPPLNLNFTPDLRVLAVTIGASLVTGLVFGLSPAYQGTRTDVQAAMRSDSAGAGRRRSRLRDGLIVAQIAMSLLLLSSAGLFVRALGKGRAVDPGFAVDNIVVATVDLESAGYDDARARTFFRALRDRLAAFPAMKHVGAGRLLPLSMSNSGIDIALASYAPPNGRAGDAFGVSTNTVDAGYFDALRLPILQGRTFNDRDDEHAPQVAIVNETFARRFFPQGSAIGQTFRRDSLVVTIVGVTRDSKFLSLNESAAPFVYLPFAQQWRSATTFLLHHDGPAEAVSAALLREMTALDPSLPPPRVSSLRESTAIVLLPQRVAAGVSGALGLVGLLLAAVGLYGLLSFSTTQRTREIGVRIALGASRGGIVRMVLAEGLRLVGIGMMAGFVLALFATRALRPFLFGLDPLDPVTFGAIGVILLGVTVIATVIPAARAAGIDPSWSMREE, encoded by the coding sequence ATGACGCATCGCGCCCCCGCCTCCGTCCGTTCGGTGGGCGAACGCGTCTATGGTGCCCTGCTCTGGCTCCTGCCGCGTCACTTTCGCCAGCGCTACGGCGAGGAGATGCGCGACTTCCTGCATGACGCACTCCGCGAGGGCCGCGCCGACGGCGGCTCGTTAGGGTCTCTGGTGGTCTGGTGGCATGCCATCCCCGACCTGTTGCACACCGCCGCGTACGAACATCTCGCCCTCCTCATCCGGCCTGCGCACCTCCTTCCCCCGCCTCACACGGACCGCATGTCGACCCTACTCCTGAGCGACGCCCGTTACGCGCTGCGCGCCTTCCGCAGGCACCCGGTCTTCTTCGGCGTCGCCCTGCTCGTTCTTGCCCTGGGGACGGGGGCGGTGAGCACGATCTTTTCCGTCGCCAACGCCGTCGTCCTGCGCCCGGTCCCCGGCGTGCGCGACGCATCGCGCGTGGTGGAGGTCGGGCGCACGCGCCCGTCGGGCGAGGGGTCGCTCACGGCGTCGTATCCCTACTTCGACTACCTGCGCGATCGCTCCCGATCGTTGGAGGGTGTGGCCGCATGGGGAATGACGCTGGTCAACGTCAATACGGGTGGGCAGGGAATCTCAGGACTTGGCAACGCCGTCAGCGGCAACTACTTCGCCGTCCTGGGAGTGCAACCGGCGCTCGGTCGCTTCTTCGCGGGGAACGATGACCGCGCGCTCTCCCGCGACCCGGTCGTCGTGGTGAGCCATGCCTTCTGGCAGAAGCACCTCGGGGGTGACAGCAGCGTCATCGGACAAGCGCTGCGCATGAACGGTCGCACCTTCACCGTGCTGGGGGTCGCGCCGGCGCGCTTCAGCGGGGTGTACCCGGCCCTGCGCACCGACGTCTGGATCCCGCTCGACTTCCGCACGCAGCTGCGCGGCAATCCGTCGACGCTCGACGATGCCGGCGCGTCCTGGATGCAACTGGTTGGGCGGCTGGCCCCGGCGCACTCCGTGACGCAGGCGCGCGAGGAGCTCAGCGCGCTCACCGCACAGTACGTGGCGGCAAACGGCGCGGCGGAAGCGACGCGCACCAATGAATACTCGGCCGCCGACGTCGACCCCATCGCCGGCGTCCCGGCCGGCGTCGCCGGGAGCTTCACCTCCTTCTTCGCCGTGCTCCTGGTCATATCGGCGCTCGTCCTGATGATCGCCAGCATGAACGTGGCCTCGATGCTCCTTTCGCGTGCCGCCGCGCGCCGGCGCGAGATGGCGATGCGCATGGCCCTCGGCGCGGCGCGGCGCCGCCTCGTCCGGCAGCTGCTCGTGGAGACGCTGCTCCTCTTCGCCATCGGCGGGGGGTTAGGGATCGTGGTCGCGTTCTGGGGGACGCAGTTGCTGCAGCAGCTCCCGCTTCCCGAGAGCATTCCCCCGCTCAACCTCAACTTCACGCCGGACCTGCGCGTCCTCGCGGTGACCATCGGCGCCTCGCTCGTCACGGGGCTCGTCTTCGGGCTCTCGCCCGCGTATCAGGGGACGCGCACCGACGTGCAGGCCGCAATGCGCAGCGATTCGGCCGGCGCCGGGCGCCGGCGTTCGCGCCTGCGCGACGGACTCATCGTGGCGCAGATCGCCATGTCGCTCCTCCTGCTCTCATCGGCCGGGCTCTTCGTCCGGGCGTTAGGCAAGGGGCGCGCGGTCGACCCGGGCTTTGCGGTGGACAACATCGTGGTGGCCACGGTCGACCTGGAGAGCGCCGGTTACGATGACGCGCGGGCGCGCACCTTCTTCCGCGCGCTGCGCGATCGCCTCGCCGCCTTCCCGGCGATGAAGCACGTCGGCGCCGGGCGCCTGCTTCCGCTCTCGATGTCCAACTCCGGGATCGACATCGCCCTCGCGTCGTATGCCCCGCCCAACGGGCGTGCCGGCGATGCCTTCGGGGTCAGCACCAACACCGTCGACGCCGGCTACTTCGACGCGTTGCGGCTGCCGATCCTGCAGGGGCGCACCTTCAACGACCGCGACGACGAGCACGCGCCGCAGGTCGCGATCGTGAACGAGACGTTTGCGCGCCGCTTCTTCCCGCAGGGGAGCGCCATCGGGCAGACATTCCGGCGCGACTCGCTCGTCGTCACCATCGTCGGTGTCACGCGCGACTCGAAGTTCCTCTCGCTCAACGAGTCTGCCGCGCCATTCGTCTACCTTCCGTTCGCGCAGCAGTGGCGCTCCGCGACCACCTTCCTCCTGCATCACGACGGACCCGCCGAGGCGGTGTCTGCGGCGCTGCTGCGCGAGATGACGGCGCTCGACCCCTCGCTTCCGCCCCCGCGCGTGAGTTCACTTCGCGAGTCGACCGCGATCGTCCTCCTTCCGCAGCGTGTGGCGGCCGGCGTGTCCGGCGCGCTGGGGCTCGTCGGCCTCCTGCTTGCCGCCGTTGGGCTCTACGGACTCCTTTCCTTCTCCACCACGCAGCGCACCCGCGAGATTGGCGTGCGCATCGCACTCGGCGCCTCGCGCGGTGGGATCGTGCGCATGGTGCTGGCCGAGGGGTTGCGGCTGGTCGGCATCGGGATGATGGCGGGCTTCGTCCTCGCGCTGTTCGCCACACGCGCCTTGCGCCCCTTCCTGTTCGGCCTCGATCCGTTGGATCCTGTCACCTTCGGGGCGATCGGCGTGATCCTCCTCGGTGTTACGGTGATCGCGACGGTGATCCCGGCGGCGCGCGCCGCCGGGATCGATCCCTCTTGGTCGATGCGGGAGGAGTAG
- a CDS encoding (deoxy)nucleoside triphosphate pyrophosphohydrolase, which produces MTATIRVLAAVIARDGRYLVCQRPAHKRHGGLWEFPGGKLEPGESDAQAAARELQEELAVTVTHVGDELLGVHDHGSPFHIAFVPVTIDGEPTCLEHTALQWGMPHELVALALAPSDRRFVETILVGAGARST; this is translated from the coding sequence GTGACGGCGACGATCCGCGTCCTCGCGGCGGTGATCGCGCGCGACGGGCGCTACCTCGTGTGCCAGCGCCCGGCGCACAAGCGGCACGGCGGGCTGTGGGAGTTCCCCGGGGGGAAGCTCGAACCCGGCGAGAGCGATGCCCAGGCGGCTGCCCGTGAGCTGCAAGAGGAACTCGCCGTCACCGTGACGCATGTGGGCGATGAACTGCTCGGCGTGCACGACCATGGTTCGCCGTTCCACATCGCCTTCGTCCCGGTCACCATCGACGGGGAGCCCACCTGCCTCGAGCATACGGCGCTCCAGTGGGGGATGCCCCACGAGCTGGTCGCGCTGGCGCTGGCGCCGAGTGACCGGCGTTTCGTGGAGACCATCCTTGTGGGCGCCGGGGCGCGAAGCACGTAG
- a CDS encoding FKBP-type peptidyl-prolyl cis-trans isomerase — protein MRARACVYAHYTGWLANGTKFDSSRDTMPNGEPRTPIAFAQGGRQVIAGWDVGFEGMRVGGRRRLIIPYQLAYGENGRPPVIPPKATLVFDVELMAVADTLPRTEPAPRGVPSPPRCAPWSEVRAAK, from the coding sequence ATGCGAGCCCGCGCCTGCGTGTACGCGCACTACACGGGGTGGCTCGCCAACGGGACGAAGTTCGATTCGTCCCGCGACACGATGCCGAACGGGGAGCCGCGCACGCCGATCGCCTTCGCGCAGGGCGGGCGACAGGTGATCGCCGGATGGGACGTCGGCTTCGAGGGGATGCGCGTTGGCGGCAGGCGCCGCCTGATCATCCCGTACCAGTTGGCGTATGGCGAGAATGGACGCCCGCCGGTGATCCCCCCGAAGGCAACGTTGGTCTTCGACGTCGAGCTGATGGCGGTGGCCGACACGCTGCCGCGCACCGAACCGGCGCCCCGCGGTGTTCCGTCGCCGCCGCGCTGCGCGCCGTGGAGCGAGGTCCGCGCGGCGAAGTGA
- a CDS encoding BlaI/MecI/CopY family transcriptional regulator produces MPKPAPSSDLTRRERQVMDILHRRGPSTVSEIMDDLPDPPTYSAVRSILRILGEKALVQYREDGPRYVYLPTAPANESRDTALAHVVETYFAGSTEQAITALLRLSDAGVSEEEIEQLRARIRAERAGGR; encoded by the coding sequence ATGCCGAAGCCCGCCCCCTCATCTGACCTCACGCGCCGCGAGCGACAGGTCATGGACATCCTTCACCGCCGGGGGCCGTCCACGGTGAGTGAGATCATGGACGACCTCCCCGATCCCCCCACCTACTCGGCCGTGCGCTCCATCCTCCGCATCCTGGGGGAGAAGGCGCTGGTGCAGTACCGTGAGGACGGCCCCCGCTACGTCTATCTCCCGACCGCGCCCGCCAACGAGTCGCGAGACACGGCGCTGGCCCACGTGGTCGAGACCTACTTCGCCGGCTCGACGGAGCAGGCGATTACCGCGCTCCTGCGGCTGAGCGACGCCGGGGTGAGCGAGGAGGAGATCGAACAGCTGCGCGCGCGTATTCGCGCCGAGCGCGCCGGAGGGCGCTAG
- a CDS encoding HEAT repeat domain-containing protein, giving the protein MIPALSPETLALLVLLGKATVVLVVAFAGATLLERAPAGARHLLWLSTLGAILFLPALSTWSPLRLAVLPVAWLVPHVATPDRGATAPNATSPVASDDARRATSTRAPSTVSPGETAAAGADEVQLQGALAAAPAATAWRPTMWQLLLGAWAAVALALGGWLAIGFLSVRRIVRRATPLVDRKWSAPLYDIADRLGVDRTPRLVRSEDVKMPFAAGLVSPTVVLPAECDTWDEARRRAVLLHELAHIARNDLLGHTLGRVACALYWFHPLVWRAARRLRVESERACDDLALSCGVRPSSYAEHLLDIVTSIRQPLTPATAIPMADRKEFEGRMLAILDPEVRRQGSRRQSLVVVTGLLGVAALVGGTTPTAARASTAPLVAREPAVPNVDRATPRGDTANALVVPSSRLAQGSGERRPETGRRDATPRAAAVDSADPVGAILATMTAATAAQDQPATRDRRDDRAELLMQVLRADTSAGIRRTAAWGLSRYAERADVVTALAQALRSDKDQHVREMAAWALGGGDDTPASRAALLAALGGDSDADVRESAAWALGQTTDSHSAPEVDDALAKALGDASPRVRAHAMWAIGRVGEGKVPAAVLTALESQDERDRQVRVMAAWVLFRREDATAVPAIERALGRETDGQVRVALIRALGALGESSAPALARLLDSPDRDVRAAVVGALAGRNGGPWPMPMPRPRPFP; this is encoded by the coding sequence ATGATCCCCGCTCTGTCGCCGGAAACGCTCGCCCTCCTCGTCCTGCTGGGGAAGGCGACGGTCGTCCTCGTCGTCGCCTTCGCCGGCGCCACGCTGCTCGAGCGCGCCCCGGCAGGTGCACGGCACCTGCTGTGGCTCTCCACGCTCGGCGCCATCCTCTTCCTCCCCGCGCTGTCCACGTGGAGCCCTTTGCGGCTGGCGGTACTTCCCGTGGCGTGGCTGGTGCCGCACGTGGCGACGCCCGACCGTGGTGCCACGGCGCCGAACGCGACCTCACCAGTTGCATCTGACGATGCGAGACGCGCGACATCGACTCGCGCGCCCAGTACCGTCTCGCCAGGCGAAACCGCCGCGGCAGGCGCCGACGAGGTGCAGCTGCAAGGCGCGCTGGCGGCCGCGCCCGCGGCGACCGCGTGGCGCCCAACGATGTGGCAGCTCCTCCTGGGCGCGTGGGCGGCGGTCGCGCTCGCCCTCGGCGGCTGGCTCGCCATCGGGTTCCTCAGCGTCCGTCGCATCGTGCGGCGCGCCACGCCGCTCGTCGATCGCAAATGGTCGGCGCCGCTCTACGACATCGCCGACCGACTGGGCGTGGACCGCACGCCGCGACTCGTGCGCAGCGAGGACGTGAAGATGCCCTTCGCCGCCGGGCTCGTCTCGCCAACGGTCGTGCTCCCCGCCGAGTGCGACACGTGGGACGAAGCCCGCCGTCGCGCCGTGCTCCTGCACGAACTCGCCCACATCGCCCGCAACGACCTGTTAGGGCACACGCTTGGGCGCGTGGCCTGCGCGTTGTACTGGTTCCACCCGCTCGTCTGGCGCGCCGCGCGCCGCCTGCGAGTCGAGAGCGAACGCGCCTGCGACGACCTCGCCCTTTCTTGCGGCGTTCGCCCGTCGTCGTATGCCGAGCACCTCCTGGACATCGTCACCAGCATACGCCAGCCACTCACCCCAGCCACGGCGATTCCCATGGCCGATCGCAAGGAGTTCGAGGGACGAATGCTCGCCATTCTCGACCCCGAGGTGCGGCGCCAGGGATCGCGCCGGCAGTCGCTCGTCGTTGTCACGGGACTGCTCGGCGTGGCGGCGCTGGTGGGTGGAACGACCCCCACCGCGGCGCGTGCCTCGACGGCGCCCCTGGTCGCCCGGGAACCGGCCGTGCCTAACGTCGACCGCGCGACGCCACGTGGTGATACGGCGAATGCGCTCGTCGTCCCCTCCTCCCGCCTGGCGCAAGGCTCCGGTGAGCGCCGCCCGGAGACAGGGAGGCGCGACGCCACGCCGCGCGCGGCGGCCGTCGATTCCGCCGATCCCGTCGGCGCCATCCTGGCCACGATGACCGCTGCAACGGCGGCGCAGGATCAACCGGCCACGCGGGATCGCCGTGATGATCGCGCCGAGTTGCTGATGCAGGTGCTGCGCGCCGACACCAGCGCCGGCATCCGTCGCACCGCGGCATGGGGACTGTCGCGCTACGCCGAACGCGCCGATGTCGTGACCGCGCTCGCGCAGGCGCTGCGCAGCGACAAGGACCAGCACGTGCGCGAGATGGCGGCGTGGGCGTTGGGTGGTGGCGACGACACCCCGGCCTCACGCGCGGCGCTCCTCGCCGCGCTTGGCGGCGACAGCGACGCCGATGTGCGCGAGTCCGCCGCGTGGGCGCTTGGACAAACGACCGACAGCCACTCGGCGCCCGAGGTCGACGACGCGCTGGCCAAGGCGCTCGGCGATGCATCGCCCCGCGTACGCGCCCACGCCATGTGGGCCATCGGACGCGTGGGCGAGGGGAAGGTCCCGGCCGCCGTGCTCACCGCGCTCGAGTCGCAGGACGAACGTGACCGCCAGGTGCGCGTGATGGCAGCGTGGGTCCTGTTCCGTCGCGAGGATGCAACAGCTGTACCCGCCATCGAGCGCGCGTTGGGGAGGGAAACGGACGGCCAGGTGCGCGTGGCACTCATCCGCGCGTTAGGCGCGCTGGGCGAAAGCTCGGCCCCTGCGCTCGCACGGTTGCTCGATTCTCCCGACCGTGACGTCCGGGCGGCGGTGGTCGGGGCGCTCGCCGGGCGCAACGGCGGCCCGTGGCCCATGCCCATGCCGCGCCCCCGCCCCTTCCCCTGA
- a CDS encoding HEAT repeat domain-containing protein has protein sequence MFRLPLIFALGAVAGGSVATSRHHAPLVPTVGVEAVAVAVTSNGILAPVPGAESARPIMDVRGLLGALHGLPGVVCGLAAEAASGWGGGSWMNAPAPPLGPDAAARTMHFPRARLTPAEIRMVLDSIASPDPCVRELSVRLVGRLDTAFVEAPLRERLASSNAVATREAAALALGLVRARGSSDALQRLLGEDSDGLRANAVWALGRLDDKQVAPAVRRALRDDADLVRDAAAAALGTLDDDDAVDELLRVLRTDKVARVRRTAAWALGRLDQKRAGSGLVSALGAEQDDDVRETIVWALGTIEVADAAPAITEVLRKDRQGEVREMAAWALGQLESAAAVDALGEAAGGDAEPSVRATAAWALGQLELRQAPAGLIRAVTDKDAEVRTRAAWALSEIHDARAINALRSALKGESAARARKAQIRALVLSGEKSEAFFKELLTSDDPEVREAAVGGMAGQRMHPWPWPMPRPRPFPE, from the coding sequence ATGTTCAGGCTCCCCCTCATCTTCGCGTTAGGCGCCGTCGCCGGTGGCAGTGTCGCCACCAGCCGCCACCATGCCCCGCTCGTGCCCACGGTTGGCGTCGAAGCCGTCGCGGTGGCTGTCACGTCCAACGGCATCCTCGCGCCCGTCCCCGGCGCAGAGTCGGCGCGTCCCATCATGGATGTGCGCGGGTTGCTGGGTGCACTGCACGGGCTTCCCGGCGTCGTGTGCGGACTTGCGGCCGAGGCGGCGTCGGGCTGGGGAGGCGGGTCGTGGATGAATGCGCCCGCGCCGCCACTCGGCCCCGACGCCGCGGCCCGCACCATGCACTTTCCTCGCGCCCGCCTAACGCCTGCCGAGATTCGCATGGTGCTCGATTCCATCGCGTCGCCGGATCCGTGCGTGCGTGAACTCTCCGTGCGTCTCGTGGGTCGTCTCGACACGGCCTTCGTCGAGGCGCCGCTGCGCGAGCGCCTCGCATCGTCCAACGCCGTGGCCACGCGCGAGGCGGCGGCGCTCGCGCTCGGGCTCGTGCGCGCCAGGGGGTCCAGCGACGCGCTGCAGCGCCTGCTGGGCGAGGACAGCGATGGGCTGCGGGCCAACGCCGTGTGGGCGCTGGGGCGCCTCGACGACAAGCAGGTCGCCCCCGCCGTGCGCCGCGCGCTCCGGGACGACGCCGACCTGGTGCGCGACGCGGCGGCGGCGGCGTTAGGCACACTGGACGACGACGACGCCGTCGACGAGTTGCTGCGCGTGCTGCGCACGGACAAGGTCGCCCGCGTGCGCCGCACGGCGGCGTGGGCCCTTGGACGCCTGGACCAGAAGCGCGCCGGCAGCGGCCTGGTGTCCGCGTTAGGCGCCGAGCAGGATGACGACGTGCGCGAGACCATCGTGTGGGCGCTGGGCACCATCGAGGTGGCCGACGCAGCGCCGGCGATCACCGAGGTCCTGCGGAAGGATCGGCAGGGAGAGGTGCGGGAGATGGCGGCGTGGGCGCTGGGCCAGCTCGAGTCGGCGGCGGCAGTCGACGCGTTAGGCGAGGCGGCGGGGGGCGACGCCGAGCCGTCGGTGCGCGCCACCGCCGCGTGGGCGCTGGGGCAACTGGAGCTGCGGCAGGCGCCGGCGGGGCTCATCAGGGCCGTCACCGACAAGGATGCCGAGGTGCGCACGCGCGCGGCGTGGGCGCTGTCGGAGATCCACGACGCGCGGGCCATCAACGCGCTGCGTTCGGCGCTCAAGGGCGAGAGCGCGGCGCGGGCGCGCAAGGCTCAGATCCGCGCGCTGGTGCTGTCGGGGGAGAAGTCGGAGGCGTTCTTCAAGGAGCTGCTGACGTCGGACGATCCCGAGGTGCGTGAGGCGGCGGTGGGGGGGATGGCCGGCCAGCGCATGCATCCGTGGCCCTGGCCGATGCCGAGGCCGCGGCCGTTTCCGGAGTAG